tttcatccagtttgttaactccatccattttttccttaattaagtcaggggtatttccggttttttgttaacttaaaggggtatttggTCTTTAtatataaagtgaaaaagaccaaattgcccttaaAGTTAGCGAAAAAGACGGAAACActcctgacttaacggagaaaaatggacggagttaacgGAGCCatatgaaaatggcaagatttcaaaccttttggatctagatgcggaaaaaacaaacttttggacgaaagtcgcaaaactggccaaacctcagggacgaaaatggcattttactaaAAAAGAACATAATACTACTATACTAGTTTATATTTTGGTGTGGttttttgtaatgttgacaaaatATGAAGCTTTAAATAAACATAATATGAAGCCCAAAGCCGTAAAAGCGAACCGTCAACGAGACCGGTTATATAGACAGTTCCCAATGCGACCTGCCGGTCCGGTCCGGTTCTGAAAACGGAGTTCTATTTCCACAATAAACAAATGTGCTTAGTTTTGGACATTTTATCTGCAGTTGGAGGCGTGCACCCATCCATTCTTTGATGACTTAAGAGACCCAACGACAACTTTGCCAGATGGCAAACCCCTCCCTCCCCTGTTTAACTTCACACCACAAGGTACGACCGTCTTTCGGTATCTCGAAATCTTTGATTtccattaattaagttattaaaaataatataattctTTTACAGAAATTGCTCACGCATCTCCTGAACTACTTCAACGGCTGATACCTGAACATGCCAGGCATCAAACAACGTAATGTGATAGGCGTTGGGTTTTTGAGCCTTGCCCATAATGCTTACTCTTTCTGTCATGTGGTGAGCTACATTGTAACGATGGAGATTGGTTTATATCTAACTGTAACGGAACAGGAATTATTACATGTAACTCCTCGCGTATAGATATGGTGTAACTAAGTTCGATTCGCAATCAACATATTGTTTACAACATGGAAAGTTTACTTCTATTGAATTTGATTCATTGTTTTCTCATATTATTTGATGTTCCTCTTTAGCAAAGGTGATATAATTTTGTGGAGAAAAAGATTATGATGGTATATTTTATGAAGTGTAGAATTTGTTTATATATcctaaaaacataccaaaaaatTATGAGGCCTTTGGTTTGTTGGAGTTTGATGATATTTTGAATTCTAGATTTATTGGTCTGGTTTATGGAACTTACAAGAAGTTAGATCTGAATTTAAGTGATAACAAATTTGCTTTTGGATCGAAGAGACGAATAGAATTGGAATGATTTTTATTAAAAGTTCAAGTGTGAACAAATTCAACTAATGAATTTTCATTCTAGCCACCATGACCATCGTTAACGTTAGGGGTGTCACTCATGTCTGGTTAATGGATTAAAATTCTTTAACCCTAATCTGGCCGATATATTTATTTTGTGTTGAACCCACTTAAAGTCGTGTTGTGTTTGGTTGACTCATTTAATATTTATTTTGAATATGAGTAATAACTAGTGACTTCATAATAATTTAAACAATCACTTACATCAactcaaatgttttttttttttttttgagtggtTTAATTAATTGGTTTTGGTTTTTTAACATTACCAATTACAAACTTGGGTATATATTTAGCTCGTTATTAGAAAAAGTGAAAGGAAataattgaaaaatgaaaagaaatAATTGAAAAATGGacatttaaccaataaaataaactaGTGTTATATTACCCGTGTTTGGCGGTGCAAACTTAAGGTAATTCACGATAATTGTTTTTATAGTTAGAGATATTGTAGGAAATGGGTGCTCATCGCAGATCAATTGATCAAGGAGTTATTGTCATCTCTGAGAAATGTAATTGCTTAAATTTCTTCAGGTAACTATATGAATTTGTGAGAGAAACCCAATTTACAAAATATGTTGAAAGTGAGGAGTTGATAAAAGGGTTTAAATGGAAAAAAATAATGGGTTTAAATGGAAAAAATAATTTGATAATAGTTggacaaaaaatttaaaaaatcaaaGCACTTAACCGTAAATATTTACATTTTTCATCAATAAAATCTATATAAACTTTTTAAAAACTATTAAACAGGTTAGCCCACTTATTAAACGGTCCGTATTCAGGTTAACCCATTTATTAAACAGGTCATGTTTGGGTTGACTTGTTTAATAAAACAGGTTGTGTTAGCCGACTTAAACCTTTGTGTGTCGTGCCAAAAATTGTCACCCCTAGTTTTCATTGCTAACCAACAACCATAACATTCTAACTTCTTTAATAGATTAATAAACCAAGCATGAGTAATACTTTCTAACCTAAGTGTACCATATATTCAACTCTTTTGACAAGTTTCAATTCCTTTAAAACAATTGTGTTAACCAAGTGTGTCTAAAAAAGTTGTATGATTTGACTCAAATTGTATCTTTCAAGTTTCAACAAACAAGACCAATAATACAGTTAAATAACTTTGGTTACCAATAATCCCCACAAGAACAAACTCCATGTTTAAAGTGATGAAACCGATTCGAATCTCTTAAAACTATAACCCGCCCATAAACACTCGATATAAACTTCATCGCAGTATGACAATCACCACAAACCCGAAGATTTTTATAAATTCTTATCGGCATTCCACTCGGCAACTCCAAAAGCCCGAAAGCCACTGCTAACTTCTCACTGTGATAAGCAAGACCAAGCTCTTTACCTTCTTCATCGATATTATGCAACGCGAAATTCATATCCGCGACATAACCCGCTTCTCTAATCAACATCATAACCTCATCAATCTTCGAATAAATCAAATCCGACTTTTCATGGCTTCTATCTTCAGACATAAACGAGTAAACTTTACTGTTAATTTCCATCCAACTGTAACCCGGTTCCTTACTTACGCCTCGTGATTTCATTAGCCGTCGAATTCTCGCAGCATCTTCCCATTGACCCGCCGAAGAGTAcaagttcgatagcataatgtaCGGGACCGCATCTTGAGGTTCCAATTCAAAAAGGGTGTTTGCCGCCTTTTCTGCAAGTTCGATTTTCCCATGAACCCTACAAGCCGAAAGCAACGCTTTCCATACGGTTGCATCGGGTTCGACCACCATGTTGTTTAGAAGCTCCACCGCCTCGTCTATCCTCCCTGACCGCCCTAGAAGGTCAATCATACACGCGTAATGATCTTGGCCGGGCTTTATATGGTAAACGTTGACCATTGAGTCAAAGTATTCACGGGCTTGATCCACAAGCCCGGCATGACTACAAGCGAATAGCAATCCGATGAAAGTTATGAAGTCGGGTTTTATGCCGCTTTCGATCATTTCATTGTAAAAGATCAACGATTCGTTTGATTTACCATTTTTAGCGTAACCCATGATTAGTGCGGTCCATGTTATTACATTCTTCACATCCATTGATGCGAAAACTTTGTTGGCGTCTTCTATGCAACCACAGTTTGTGTACATTGTTACAAGCGAGTTATCAACCGATAAAGATGAACGTAAACCAGATTTTATAAAATCGGAATGAACTTGTTGTCCGAAATCAAGAACGGTAAGTTCTGCACACGAACTCAAGATGCTGGCCGTCACTATCTGGTCCGGTTTGATTCCCGAAATCCTCATTTTACAGAACAATGTAAGCGCTTGTTCGTGGGCCCCATTGTGGGTGTAGCCGGTGATTAACGAAGTCCATGAAACGACGTCTGGTTCTTTCATGTTACCGAACACTGCAAAAGCACACGATAAGTCACTCCTTTTGGCGTACATGTCCACAAGAGCGTTACTTACTAACACATGTCTTTCAAACCCGGTTTTCACAGCCATACAGTGGACCGATTTCGAAGATTTTGAAGAGTTAGCGTCGTTTAAGGAAACAAAGCAATTTAGTACAGATGGGTATGTGTAATCATCAATTTTCATGTTCTTGGTGTGCATTTTCTTGAATAAATGAAGCGCGTCACATGTAAAACCCTGCCTCACACACCCGACTATCATCGAGTTCCAAGAAACAACATCGTCGACTACCATCGACTCCAATACAATCCTCGCATCATTCAAACACCCGCATCTTGCATACATATCAACTAACGCACTTTCTACAAACACGTTAGCAGCAAAACCGCCCTTCACTATGCAACCGTGCACCTGCACCGCAAACCGAAAAGCCATGATTTCCCCACACGCCGTCAAAACACTCGGAAACGTATACTGGTTAGCCTCGATTCCTTCTGCACACATATCACGAAAACACTCAATAGCCCCAAGTGGATCTTGGTTCCTCGAGTACCCAGTGATCATCGCGGTCCACGTCACATGATTCTTGCCATGCGACATCATCTTAAACAGATACTTAGCTTCTAACACCCGTCTACATTGTGCATACATGTCAACGAGTCCAGTCACCACAAAAACATTCGCATCAAACTGCGTTTTAATCGCGTACCCATGAACCTGCTCCCCTCTCGACAACAACCCGTTTGTTGAACACATTCTTAGAACACTACCTAACGTAAACTGGCTCGGGCTGTACCCTTGGTACCGCATTTCGTAAAACAGTCTCATTGATTCGTGTTCGTTTCCCAGTTTACAGTATCCGGAAATTAGTGATGACCATGTAATGGAACTTTTCTTTGGAGTTTCATCAAACAACTTATGTGCATATGTTATCTTTCCTGAATTAGCATACCCAGCAATCATGGTGTTCCAAGTGAAGTCATCTCTCtcaggcatttcatcgaacaggtGGTGTGCTTCATTGATTCGACCCGATTTACATAGCTCGTTTAACTTCTGATTATTGTAGTAAACGGGTGGTGTTATGGGTATGAGTGAGTAAGTAGTTTTGTGAAAATTTTGAGCAAATAGTAGCCACACATGTCGATTGTAGCAACCCTTGTGGGaaataaacatgtaaatcaaCAAATTGAAAGTTAAAATAAGAAACTTATAGGGTTTAAACAATTAAACCAACCTGAAGGGCTGAAGAAAGTGACTgagggagggagggagggagggagggaAGGGGCTGCTTGTGGAGGCTGGAGTGGCTCCAGCGTGTGGAGACGACTGagtctaaaaaaaaaaaaaaaaaaaaaaaaaaaaatcagggaAAAGGGGCTTTACGCCGAGTCGAACTACGGAATTCAAGTAAAATTAGcggtgagcaaaaggaaaaacccgaccctacccgaccattacccgacccgacccgagaaccgatcaaacataaaataaggaaccgattcactaccctaaatatagggtcggttccggtccataggtccaagtcgggttttaccatgaaaagaaccgagaaccgacccgacccgaccctattttatatgaaaaattggaaccgatctaaatacctaggtacttgggttcgggtcgggtagggtttttttcggttcggttctcggttattttcggtccggacctaaacttgctcacccctaagTAAAATCATCGGTATGCCAGTTTATGCATTTTGTTATAGGGTCCCTTACAAAATATAAAAGAATTCCTTCAAAATTTTCTATATGACGTAACACTCTAAATTACAAACCAAACAGATTCCTGATAACCCTCTTCCAAGCTGTAGATCCGCTCCTGTTGACTGTACATGACTTTTTTAGGTATAAGGGTGTCGGCAGCACTAGCGGGGACCCAAATCGGTGACCCCATTCCCCGATCggtaacaccgccgccatcaccgcGGGGACCCAAATCGGGGAGGAGACACCGCTTGAAGGAGGGAGAGAGATGGTGGGCCACCcttttttcaaccaatcaaaacatttcttttttttttctttttgaataaaaaaacaagtccctaagaggggagtgtcgccatcaaattgagggtgtgaggggagtttaagagggaaGTTGACGTGACATAACCTAattgggtgtgcgtaagagaggggactcccctaagaggggagtgcccctctcaccctaagTAATTTGCATTTATATTAATAAATTTGTAAACTACAGATTTAACATtaatttgtaatttttcattattACATgtattttactatatatatttttttatagttGAATTAGTGTATAAAAGTACAACCTAGTAAAAGAATAATTAACTTTCAAACTAAAACCAACTCCTATTATTCTACCAACCCTTTAATCAAAGAAAACAGGAGTCAAAATCATATTAAAACAAAAGATATCCAAAGACTTTGAAAGTTATCCCCAAAAGTATCCCAACACATCATGTGAAGTCAGTCAACGATCAAATGAATTAATCAACTCCTAAACAATTGTCATTTACCTTTTAAATTCTTAAATAAATAGGTAGACGAATATTTCTCactcataatatatatatatatatatatatatatatatatatatatatatatatgtctgtgtttcggttacttgtacatattatttataacacgatctaaaaaaaacatcaagacaacaaattaaaacaaaacactaccatacatttgctaaaaaaaactaaaacaatagAAATACTATAATTTTAATCTGGGGGCACAATTATTAATTTTTAGGACAAATGAGCATGTGTTAGGTAGCCGTCtggcacgaataaaaattacaccgagttaactaattaaaaaaaaaacactaccatagttttgtaaaaaaaaaattaaagaaaactaaaacgatgacatgactgtaattttacactggggtaaaatcgtaatttgacagggaaaaaaacaaaaataatgacAAAACAGTAAATCTGAACTAAGGGCAAAAGCGTTGGTTGAGAGGGAAAAAAACAAAACCAgtgacaaaactgtaaatttaaacgtggCAAATTCGTAATTTGGCCGGACCCAATTGGGAAGTGTCAAGctgctaaaaaaaactaaaacgatagcatGACAAAAATTTTACactggggcaaaatcgtaatttgacaggaaaaaaaaaaacaaaaacgatgacaaaactataaatttgaacaaaaagtaaaatcgtaatttgactgggaggagaaaaaacaaaaccaatggcATAACTGTAGCTGTAAACAAGCAAAATCACAATTTAGTCGAACCAATAGTaaagtgccaggcagctgcctagCACTATCCCCCTCTATGAATCATGTAGGGGAGTTCAATACTAACCGGTATTAAAAATATCAGTATCAAAAAATCCTAAAAACAGGTATCCGTATCGAACATATCCGATACGGTACTACGATACCGGTATTTAAGAGTAAAAACTGATACCGAACCTATACCGTATCGAACCAGTCCCAAAAACGTCAAAAGTCAGTACCAAAAATATTTCAGTTCAGTAAATTCAATACTGATACCGATTCGATACCGATACCACTCGCTCATCGGTAGCTCTATCTACCCAGTCCGAAACAATCAACCACCCTTCTCCATCTCACCAACACCCAAATTGCATCTCTTTCATCATCCATATTCAACTGTCCTCATTAATATTTTATTATCCCTTAACTACCCTTAGGGTTTCCTCTTCGATCCAATCAAACCCTAGCTCTCAATCAACAACCACCATGTCCTCTCAATCTCCGTCATCTTCCTCCGACGACACCGCCACGCCGCTGCTCACCACCACTTCCGACGGCATCTTCCGGAGCCGTCAATTCGTCCGAACCGCCCCCTCCCTCCGCGGCGCCGCCCGGTTCCTCCGCCGCGCTAGCAGCCGGAGAATGCTCCGCGAGCCGTCTATGCGCGTTCGCGAATCCGCCGCTGAACAGATCGAGGAACAGCAGACTGATTGGGCCTACTCACGGCCCGTTGTGATTCTAGACCTAATTTGGAACCTTGCGTTTATTATTATTTCGGTTTCTGTACTGAT
The Helianthus annuus cultivar XRQ/B chromosome 6, HanXRQr2.0-SUNRISE, whole genome shotgun sequence genome window above contains:
- the LOC110864758 gene encoding putative pentatricopeptide repeat-containing protein At5g52630, with product MFISHKGCYNRHVWLLFAQNFHKTTYSLIPITPPVYYNNQKLNELCKSGRINEAHHLFDEMPERDDFTWNTMIAGYANSGKITYAHKLFDETPKKSSITWSSLISGYCKLGNEHESMRLFYEMRYQGYSPSQFTLGSVLRMCSTNGLLSRGEQVHGYAIKTQFDANVFVVTGLVDMYAQCRRVLEAKYLFKMMSHGKNHVTWTAMITGYSRNQDPLGAIECFRDMCAEGIEANQYTFPSVLTACGEIMAFRFAVQVHGCIVKGGFAANVFVESALVDMYARCGCLNDARIVLESMVVDDVVSWNSMIVGCVRQGFTCDALHLFKKMHTKNMKIDDYTYPSVLNCFVSLNDANSSKSSKSVHCMAVKTGFERHVLVSNALVDMYAKRSDLSCAFAVFGNMKEPDVVSWTSLITGYTHNGAHEQALTLFCKMRISGIKPDQIVTASILSSCAELTVLDFGQQVHSDFIKSGLRSSLSVDNSLVTMYTNCGCIEDANKVFASMDVKNVITWTALIMGYAKNGKSNESLIFYNEMIESGIKPDFITFIGLLFACSHAGLVDQAREYFDSMVNVYHIKPGQDHYACMIDLLGRSGRIDEAVELLNNMVVEPDATVWKALLSACRVHGKIELAEKAANTLFELEPQDAVPYIMLSNLYSSAGQWEDAARIRRLMKSRGVSKEPGYSWMEINSKVYSFMSEDRSHEKSDLIYSKIDEVMMLIREAGYVADMNFALHNIDEEGKELGLAYHSEKLAVAFGLLELPSGMPIRIYKNLRVCGDCHTAMKFISSVYGRVIVLRDSNRFHHFKHGVCSCGDYW